In one window of Acidimicrobiales bacterium DNA:
- the fusA gene encoding elongation factor G, whose amino-acid sequence MADPSTTRPTSLERTRNIGIMAHIDAGKTTTTERILYYTGRNYKIGEVHEGAATMDWMVQEQERGITITSAATTCEWNDHVINIIDTPGHVDFTVEVERSLRVLDGAVAVFDGVAGVEPQTETVWRQANKYGVPRMCFINKMDRLGADFYAALASIKDRLGANVAVIQLPIGAEGNYQGVIDLLEMKALVWQDEELGAKWDVVDIPADLADQAEEYRHELVDVLSAHSDTILEKFVGDEEITAKDLRVALRAATVANEVVPVLNGTAFKNKGVQPLLDAVVDYLPSPLDLPPVEGMDLHGKETLSRKPSDDEPFSALAFKIVADPHGKLSYFRVYSGTLPKGGTVLNSRTGKKERIGRLLEMHANHRDDRESVFAGDIVAGIGLKDTRTGDTLCDPGHPIVLEELEFPEPVIHVAVEPKTKADQDKLGKALYSLSEEDPTFQVRSDEETGQTVISGMGELHLEVLVDRMLREFNVDATVGKPQVAYRETVTQPVEKVVYRHVKQTGG is encoded by the coding sequence ATGGCTGATCCGTCCACCACCCGACCCACCTCACTCGAGCGCACGCGCAACATCGGGATCATGGCGCACATCGACGCGGGCAAGACCACGACGACCGAGCGCATCCTCTACTACACCGGCCGCAACTACAAGATCGGCGAGGTGCACGAGGGCGCCGCCACCATGGACTGGATGGTCCAGGAGCAGGAGCGGGGAATCACCATCACCTCCGCGGCCACCACCTGCGAGTGGAACGACCACGTCATCAACATCATCGACACGCCGGGCCACGTCGACTTCACCGTCGAGGTCGAGCGCTCGCTCCGCGTCCTCGACGGCGCCGTCGCCGTGTTCGACGGGGTCGCCGGCGTCGAGCCCCAGACCGAGACGGTGTGGCGCCAGGCCAACAAGTACGGCGTGCCCCGCATGTGCTTCATCAACAAGATGGACCGCCTGGGCGCCGACTTCTACGCCGCCCTCGCCTCCATCAAGGACCGCCTCGGCGCCAACGTCGCCGTGATCCAGCTGCCCATCGGCGCCGAGGGCAACTACCAGGGCGTCATCGACCTGCTCGAGATGAAGGCCCTCGTCTGGCAGGACGAGGAGCTCGGGGCCAAGTGGGACGTCGTCGACATCCCCGCCGATCTCGCCGACCAGGCCGAGGAGTACCGCCACGAGCTCGTGGACGTCCTCTCCGCCCACAGCGACACCATCCTCGAGAAGTTCGTGGGCGACGAGGAGATCACCGCGAAGGACCTGCGGGTCGCCCTGCGCGCCGCCACCGTCGCCAACGAGGTCGTGCCCGTCCTCAACGGCACCGCCTTCAAGAACAAGGGCGTCCAGCCCCTGCTCGACGCCGTGGTCGACTACCTGCCGTCGCCGCTCGACCTCCCGCCGGTCGAGGGCATGGACCTCCACGGCAAGGAGACCCTCTCGCGCAAGCCGTCCGACGACGAGCCCTTCTCGGCCCTCGCCTTCAAGATCGTGGCCGACCCGCACGGCAAGCTCTCGTACTTCCGGGTCTACAGCGGCACGCTGCCCAAGGGCGGCACGGTGCTGAACTCCCGTACCGGCAAGAAGGAGCGCATCGGGCGCCTCCTCGAGATGCACGCCAACCATCGTGACGACCGCGAGTCCGTCTTCGCCGGCGACATCGTGGCCGGCATCGGCCTCAAGGACACCCGCACGGGCGACACCCTGTGCGATCCGGGGCACCCGATCGTGCTCGAAGAGCTCGAGTTCCCCGAGCCGGTGATCCACGTCGCGGTCGAGCCCAAGACCAAGGCCGATCAGGACAAGCTGGGCAAGGCCCTCTACTCGCTGTCCGAGGAGGACCCCACCTTCCAGGTGCGTAGCGACGAGGAGACCGGCCAGACGGTCATCTCCGGCATGGGCGAGCTGCACCTCGAGGTGCTGGTCGACCGCATGCTGCGGGAGTTCAACGTGGACGCCACCGTGGGCAAGCCCCAGGTCGCCTACCGCGAGACCGTCACCCAGCCCGTCGAGAAGGTCGTCTACCGCCACGTCAAGCAGACCGGTGG
- the rpsG gene encoding 30S ribosomal protein S7 produces the protein MPRKGPAPRRELNPDPIYRSVVVTQLVNKVLQRGKRSTAERIVYDALAIVEQKTGAEPIAALKRAVENVKPALEVRSRRVGGATYQVPVEVRPRRANTLAIRWLVGFSRQRRENTMAERLANELLDASNGLGASIKRKEDLHKMAESNKAFAHYRW, from the coding sequence ATGCCTCGCAAGGGTCCCGCCCCGCGCCGTGAGCTGAACCCCGACCCGATCTACCGGTCCGTCGTGGTCACCCAGCTCGTCAACAAGGTCCTCCAGCGCGGCAAGCGCTCCACCGCCGAGCGCATCGTGTACGACGCGCTGGCCATCGTCGAGCAGAAGACGGGCGCCGAGCCCATCGCCGCGCTGAAGCGGGCCGTCGAGAACGTGAAGCCCGCCCTCGAGGTGCGCAGCCGCCGAGTCGGTGGCGCCACCTACCAGGTGCCGGTCGAGGTCCGCCCCCGCCGCGCCAACACCCTCGCCATCCGCTGGCTCGTCGGCTTCAGCCGCCAGCGCCGCGAGAACACCATGGCCGAGCGCCTGGCCAACGAGCTGCTCGACGCCTCCAACGGCCTCGGCGCCTCGATCAAGCGCAAGGAAGATCTCCACAAGATGGCCGAGTCCAACAAGGCCTTCGCCCACTATCGTTGGTAG
- a CDS encoding 30S ribosomal protein S12: MPTVQQLVRKGRKSKPKKGATPALKGAPQRRGVCTRVYTATPKKPNSALRKVARVRLSSGMEITAYIPGEGHNLQEHSIVLVRGGRVKDLPGVRYKIIRGTLDASGVRDRNQARSRYGAKKEG; the protein is encoded by the coding sequence TGGTCCGCAAGGGCCGTAAGTCGAAGCCCAAGAAGGGCGCCACCCCGGCCCTCAAGGGCGCTCCCCAGCGACGGGGGGTCTGCACCCGCGTGTACACCGCCACGCCCAAGAAGCCGAACTCGGCGCTTCGCAAGGTGGCCCGTGTCCGCCTGTCGAGCGGCATGGAGATCACCGCCTACATCCCGGGCGAGGGCCACAACCTCCAGGAGCACTCCATCGTGCTCGTGCGTGGCGGCCGTGTGAAGGACCTGCCGGGCGTGCGCTACAAGATCATCCGCGGCACCCTCGACGCCTCGGGCGTCCGGGACCGCAACCAGGCCCGCAGCCGCTACGGCGCCAAGAAGGAAGGCTGA